The proteins below come from a single Falco rusticolus isolate bFalRus1 chromosome 8, bFalRus1.pri, whole genome shotgun sequence genomic window:
- the FAM193B gene encoding protein FAM193B isoform X1, producing MAAAASPRRAFPPSLLPPGQGPDGPCRHIGCCPGCGGRRAAFAMTRRRNKAAAAAATTTAAAGGASGPRRERVGGSDAGPPPPPPPPPPPEPPAPSEVVAAGSSGEPGRATAQVLPTANQSVQTCCLLCHRERKDWGGPSHNGLVSPGERLPPDFVPTLVQNLLGEMPLWICQSCRKSVEEEERRAVQEQALAVSLSHTSCKSQSCGGGSHSSSSSSSSSSSLCHGNSGDWDPSSFLSAHKLSGLWNSQHTNGAVQGSPLGAPPAALGDKHPGLSLSPECTSQASAMAPGLKACPYSHAASPTSSSTAPGSPLPTSLDFCKTLPKQFKSMCRRATPPGEAFHSSEHHQHSDLTAPPNSPTGLPSQPPALIPSKQTPAHPGPFGSPPHVPLGTSPQATLFPAPSTQAAALKPVSESPPAGTVSHSPGSCKSPHLPPANVPLLKMPPPLSGCTHPCNGHCSTSLIPPPTSHQLPSTNRDPSCKGHKFPNGTSCHPPQPCEADEGLGEDEDSSSERSSCTSSSTNQKDGKFCDCCYCEFFGHNAPPAAPTSRNYAEIREKLRSRLTKRKEELPQKLGHNSSSGEPAVDHRNVDELLDYINSTEPKPLNSAKAAKRARHKQKKKEKEKAQLEAEAQKRAERAPAASQARELAEEKLLEWPELELERVNSFLSSRLQEIKNTIKDSIRASFSVYDLNLDVNDFPKKAAVLEQKNLLSNLNGSSDLQDIDLALAPLSLGPAKSHALLRSELNPRWGEGPGEPPLAPAGENGVVKRLSAVPSLSRMIWVQSKAADSAVDSSGLSLEPKEGQQPKGLEPLEMVPVGSRQRKSKRQSGQTKKGEGAAIAHGGQARLESPGAKGQVLGAKHPSKAGALEPQRVGDCTEPGENGKGQPWGCVSSRQEKERSGEWKGRRGEGKAELPELAQQQLPALAAGDRQLPAPAALGGSPQPKGKSRKSRNKVEKSNTSIDDVFLPKDLDGAEMDETDREVEYFKRFCLDSAKQTRQKVAVNWTNFTLKKTTSSAAQ from the exons ATGGCGGCGGCGGCTTCACCTCGCCGggcctttcctccctccctccttccccccgGGCAGGGGCCGGACGGGCCGTGCCGCCATATTGGCTGTTGTCCTGgctgcggcgggcggcgggccgcGTTCGCCATGACTCGCAGGCGGAACAaggcggcggcagcagcagcaacaacgacggcggcggcgggtggcGCCTCCGGGCCTCGCCGTGAGAGGGTGGGGGGTTCCGACGCtggtcctcctcctccccctcctccgccgccgccaccgGAACCGCCCGCCCCGTCTGAGGTGGTGGCGGCGGGCAGCAGCGGGGAGCCGGGCAGAGCCACCGCTCAG GTGCTGCCCACCGCCAACCAGTCAGTGCAGACgtgctgcctgctctgtcaCCGGGAGCGCAAGGACTGGGGAGGGCCGTCCCACAATGGGCTGGTTTCCCCGGGCGAGAGGCTGCCACCGGACTTCGTGCCAACGCTTGTGCAGAACCTCCTGGGAGAGATGCCACTGTGGATCTGCCAGAGTTGCCGGAAGAGCGTGGAGGAGGAAGAGCGGCGGgcagtgcaggagcaggccCTGGCG GTCTCGTTATCCCACACATCCTGCAAGTCGCAGTCTTGTGGGGGTGGCTCccactcctcttcctcctcctcctcctcttcttcctccttgtgCCACGGAAACTCAGGGGACTGGGACCCCAGCTCTTTCTTGTCTGCTCACAAGCTCTCGGGCCTCTGGAACTCGCAGCACACCAACGGGGCCGTGCAGGGTAGCCCCCTCGGGGCCCCCCCTGCTGCACTAG gtgACAAGCACCCTGGCCTCTCTCTCTCTCCGGAGTGCACCAGCCAGGCGTCTGCCATGGCGCCAGGGCTCAAGGCCTGTCCCTACAGCCACGCGGcctctcccacctccagcagcaccgCCCCGGGCTCGCCTCTGCCTACCTCACTCGACTTCTGCAAGACGCTGCCAAAGCAGTTCAAAAGCATGTGCCGGAGGGCCACCCCGCCAG GTGAGGCCTTCCACTCCTCAGAGCATCATCAGCACTCCGACCTCACTGCTCCTCCCAACAGTCCCACCGgcctcccctcccagccaccAGCGCTGATCCCTTCCAAGCAGACGCCTGCCCATCCGGGGCCCTTTGGCTCCCCACCCCACGTCCCACTGGGCACCTCCCCACAGGCTACACTCTTCCCTGCACccagcacacaggcagcagccctgaAGCCGGTGTCTGAGTCACCTCCCGCTGGCACGGTCTCGCACAGCCCAGGGTCGTGTAAGAGCCCTCACCTGCCCCCTGCCAACGTGCCGCTGCTGAAGATGCCGCCTCCGCTGTCGGGCTGCACTCATCCCTGCAATGGGCACTGCAGTACTTCACTCAtccctcctcccacctcccaccagcTGCCCAGTACGAACAG ggACCCCTCTTGCAAAGGGCACAAATTCCCAAACGGTACCAGCTGCCACCCGCCACAGCCATGCGAGGCAGATGAGGGGCTCGGGGAGGATGAAGACAGCAGCTCGGAGCGCAGTTCCtgcacctcctcctccaccaaCCAGAAAGACGGGAAGTTCTGCGACTGCTGCTACTGTGAGTTCTTCGGCCACAACGCG cccccggccgctCCCACGAGCCGCAACTATGCTGAGATCCGGGAGAAGCTGCGTTCACGCCTCACCAAGAGGAAAGAGGAGCTGCCGCAGAAACTAGGGCACAACAGTAGCTCGGGAGAGCCTGCTGTGGACCACCGCAATGTGGATGAGCTATTGGACTACATCAACAGCACAGAGCCCAAGCCCTTGAACAGTGCCAAGGCAGCCAAGCGGGCACGGCACAAGCAGAAGAAGAAG gagaaggagaaagcccagctggaggcagaggcCCAGAAGCGGGCAGAGCgtgctcctgcagccagccaggccaGGGAGCTGGCCgaggagaagctgctggagtggccggagctggagctggagcgGGTGAACAGCTTCCTCAGCAGCCGGCTGCAGGAGATCAAGAACACCATCAAGGACTCTATCCGGGCCAGCTTCAGTGTCTATGACCTCAATCTGGATGTCAATGACTTCCCCAAGAAGGCAGCTGTCCTAGAGCAGAAGAACCTGCTCTCCAACCTCAATGGCTCCTCTGACCTGCAGGATATAGACCTGGCCCTGGCCCCACTCAGCCTGGGCCCCGCCAAGAGCCATGCGCTGCTGCGGAGTGAGCTGAACCCCCGATGGGGTGAGGGGCCCGGGGAGCCGCCGCTGGCCCCAGCGGGCGAGAACGGCGTGGTGAAGCGCCTCAGCGCTGTGCCCAGCCTCTCCCGCATGATCTGGGTGCAGTCCAAGGCTGCGGACTCTGCCGTGGACAGCAGCGGGCTGAGCCTGGAGCCCAAGGAGGGACAGCAGCCCAAGGGGCTGGAGCCGCTGGAGATGGTGCCCGTGGGGAGCCGGCAGCGGAAGAGCAAGCGGCAGAGCGGGCAGACGAAGAAAGGGGAGGGTGCTGCCATTGCGCATGGCGGCCAGGCCCGGCTGGAGAGCCCTGGTGCGAAGGGGCAGGTGCTGGGAGCCAAGCACCCTTCCAAGGCTGGCGCCCTGGAGCCACAGCGGGTGGGCGACTGCACCGAGCCGGGGGAGAACGGCaaggggcagccctggggctgcgtcagcagcaggcaggagaaggagagaagCGGCGAGTGGAAAGGCcggaggggagaggggaaagcgGAGCTGCcggagctggcacagcagcagctgcctgccctggctgcaggggaccGGCAActgcctgcccctgctgccctggggggctccccccagcccaagGGCAAGAGCAGGAAGAGCCGAAACAAGGTGGAGAAATCCAATACCTCAATCG ATGACGTGTTCCTGCCCAAGGACCTGGACGGGGCAGAGATGGACGAGACTGACAGAGAAGTGGAGTATTTCAAGAG gTTCTGCCTGGACTCGGCCAAGCAGACGCGGCAGAAGGTGGCGGTGAACTGGACCAACTTCACCCTGAAGAAAACCACTTCCAGTGCGGCCCAGTGA
- the FAM193B gene encoding protein FAM193B isoform X2: protein MAAAASPRRAFPPSLLPPGQGPDGPCRHIGCCPGCGGRRAAFAMTRRRNKAAAAAATTTAAAGGASGPRRERVGGSDAGPPPPPPPPPPPEPPAPSEVVAAGSSGEPGRATAQVLPTANQSVQTCCLLCHRERKDWGGPSHNGLVSPGERLPPDFVPTLVQNLLGEMPLWICQSCRKSVEEEERRAVQEQALAVSLSHTSCKSQSCGGGSHSSSSSSSSSSSLCHGNSGDWDPSSFLSAHKLSGLWNSQHTNGAVQGSPLGAPPAALECTSQASAMAPGLKACPYSHAASPTSSSTAPGSPLPTSLDFCKTLPKQFKSMCRRATPPGEAFHSSEHHQHSDLTAPPNSPTGLPSQPPALIPSKQTPAHPGPFGSPPHVPLGTSPQATLFPAPSTQAAALKPVSESPPAGTVSHSPGSCKSPHLPPANVPLLKMPPPLSGCTHPCNGHCSTSLIPPPTSHQLPSTNRDPSCKGHKFPNGTSCHPPQPCEADEGLGEDEDSSSERSSCTSSSTNQKDGKFCDCCYCEFFGHNAPPAAPTSRNYAEIREKLRSRLTKRKEELPQKLGHNSSSGEPAVDHRNVDELLDYINSTEPKPLNSAKAAKRARHKQKKKEKEKAQLEAEAQKRAERAPAASQARELAEEKLLEWPELELERVNSFLSSRLQEIKNTIKDSIRASFSVYDLNLDVNDFPKKAAVLEQKNLLSNLNGSSDLQDIDLALAPLSLGPAKSHALLRSELNPRWGEGPGEPPLAPAGENGVVKRLSAVPSLSRMIWVQSKAADSAVDSSGLSLEPKEGQQPKGLEPLEMVPVGSRQRKSKRQSGQTKKGEGAAIAHGGQARLESPGAKGQVLGAKHPSKAGALEPQRVGDCTEPGENGKGQPWGCVSSRQEKERSGEWKGRRGEGKAELPELAQQQLPALAAGDRQLPAPAALGGSPQPKGKSRKSRNKVEKSNTSIDDVFLPKDLDGAEMDETDREVEYFKRFCLDSAKQTRQKVAVNWTNFTLKKTTSSAAQ from the exons ATGGCGGCGGCGGCTTCACCTCGCCGggcctttcctccctccctccttccccccgGGCAGGGGCCGGACGGGCCGTGCCGCCATATTGGCTGTTGTCCTGgctgcggcgggcggcgggccgcGTTCGCCATGACTCGCAGGCGGAACAaggcggcggcagcagcagcaacaacgacggcggcggcgggtggcGCCTCCGGGCCTCGCCGTGAGAGGGTGGGGGGTTCCGACGCtggtcctcctcctccccctcctccgccgccgccaccgGAACCGCCCGCCCCGTCTGAGGTGGTGGCGGCGGGCAGCAGCGGGGAGCCGGGCAGAGCCACCGCTCAG GTGCTGCCCACCGCCAACCAGTCAGTGCAGACgtgctgcctgctctgtcaCCGGGAGCGCAAGGACTGGGGAGGGCCGTCCCACAATGGGCTGGTTTCCCCGGGCGAGAGGCTGCCACCGGACTTCGTGCCAACGCTTGTGCAGAACCTCCTGGGAGAGATGCCACTGTGGATCTGCCAGAGTTGCCGGAAGAGCGTGGAGGAGGAAGAGCGGCGGgcagtgcaggagcaggccCTGGCG GTCTCGTTATCCCACACATCCTGCAAGTCGCAGTCTTGTGGGGGTGGCTCccactcctcttcctcctcctcctcctcttcttcctccttgtgCCACGGAAACTCAGGGGACTGGGACCCCAGCTCTTTCTTGTCTGCTCACAAGCTCTCGGGCCTCTGGAACTCGCAGCACACCAACGGGGCCGTGCAGGGTAGCCCCCTCGGGGCCCCCCCTGCTGCACTAG AGTGCACCAGCCAGGCGTCTGCCATGGCGCCAGGGCTCAAGGCCTGTCCCTACAGCCACGCGGcctctcccacctccagcagcaccgCCCCGGGCTCGCCTCTGCCTACCTCACTCGACTTCTGCAAGACGCTGCCAAAGCAGTTCAAAAGCATGTGCCGGAGGGCCACCCCGCCAG GTGAGGCCTTCCACTCCTCAGAGCATCATCAGCACTCCGACCTCACTGCTCCTCCCAACAGTCCCACCGgcctcccctcccagccaccAGCGCTGATCCCTTCCAAGCAGACGCCTGCCCATCCGGGGCCCTTTGGCTCCCCACCCCACGTCCCACTGGGCACCTCCCCACAGGCTACACTCTTCCCTGCACccagcacacaggcagcagccctgaAGCCGGTGTCTGAGTCACCTCCCGCTGGCACGGTCTCGCACAGCCCAGGGTCGTGTAAGAGCCCTCACCTGCCCCCTGCCAACGTGCCGCTGCTGAAGATGCCGCCTCCGCTGTCGGGCTGCACTCATCCCTGCAATGGGCACTGCAGTACTTCACTCAtccctcctcccacctcccaccagcTGCCCAGTACGAACAG ggACCCCTCTTGCAAAGGGCACAAATTCCCAAACGGTACCAGCTGCCACCCGCCACAGCCATGCGAGGCAGATGAGGGGCTCGGGGAGGATGAAGACAGCAGCTCGGAGCGCAGTTCCtgcacctcctcctccaccaaCCAGAAAGACGGGAAGTTCTGCGACTGCTGCTACTGTGAGTTCTTCGGCCACAACGCG cccccggccgctCCCACGAGCCGCAACTATGCTGAGATCCGGGAGAAGCTGCGTTCACGCCTCACCAAGAGGAAAGAGGAGCTGCCGCAGAAACTAGGGCACAACAGTAGCTCGGGAGAGCCTGCTGTGGACCACCGCAATGTGGATGAGCTATTGGACTACATCAACAGCACAGAGCCCAAGCCCTTGAACAGTGCCAAGGCAGCCAAGCGGGCACGGCACAAGCAGAAGAAGAAG gagaaggagaaagcccagctggaggcagaggcCCAGAAGCGGGCAGAGCgtgctcctgcagccagccaggccaGGGAGCTGGCCgaggagaagctgctggagtggccggagctggagctggagcgGGTGAACAGCTTCCTCAGCAGCCGGCTGCAGGAGATCAAGAACACCATCAAGGACTCTATCCGGGCCAGCTTCAGTGTCTATGACCTCAATCTGGATGTCAATGACTTCCCCAAGAAGGCAGCTGTCCTAGAGCAGAAGAACCTGCTCTCCAACCTCAATGGCTCCTCTGACCTGCAGGATATAGACCTGGCCCTGGCCCCACTCAGCCTGGGCCCCGCCAAGAGCCATGCGCTGCTGCGGAGTGAGCTGAACCCCCGATGGGGTGAGGGGCCCGGGGAGCCGCCGCTGGCCCCAGCGGGCGAGAACGGCGTGGTGAAGCGCCTCAGCGCTGTGCCCAGCCTCTCCCGCATGATCTGGGTGCAGTCCAAGGCTGCGGACTCTGCCGTGGACAGCAGCGGGCTGAGCCTGGAGCCCAAGGAGGGACAGCAGCCCAAGGGGCTGGAGCCGCTGGAGATGGTGCCCGTGGGGAGCCGGCAGCGGAAGAGCAAGCGGCAGAGCGGGCAGACGAAGAAAGGGGAGGGTGCTGCCATTGCGCATGGCGGCCAGGCCCGGCTGGAGAGCCCTGGTGCGAAGGGGCAGGTGCTGGGAGCCAAGCACCCTTCCAAGGCTGGCGCCCTGGAGCCACAGCGGGTGGGCGACTGCACCGAGCCGGGGGAGAACGGCaaggggcagccctggggctgcgtcagcagcaggcaggagaaggagagaagCGGCGAGTGGAAAGGCcggaggggagaggggaaagcgGAGCTGCcggagctggcacagcagcagctgcctgccctggctgcaggggaccGGCAActgcctgcccctgctgccctggggggctccccccagcccaagGGCAAGAGCAGGAAGAGCCGAAACAAGGTGGAGAAATCCAATACCTCAATCG ATGACGTGTTCCTGCCCAAGGACCTGGACGGGGCAGAGATGGACGAGACTGACAGAGAAGTGGAGTATTTCAAGAG gTTCTGCCTGGACTCGGCCAAGCAGACGCGGCAGAAGGTGGCGGTGAACTGGACCAACTTCACCCTGAAGAAAACCACTTCCAGTGCGGCCCAGTGA
- the DDX41 gene encoding probable ATP-dependent RNA helicase DDX41, whose protein sequence is MEPGAERKRQREEAAETSDLSVEEDEDYVPYVPVKQRKQQMLQKLLQMRRKVVSEEEQRDSGSEQRGDEDDIPLGPQSNISLLDQHQHLKEKAEARKESAKEKQLKEEEKILESVAEGRALMSVKEMAKGITYDDPIKTSWRAPRYILGMSEARHDRVRKKYHILVEGEGIPPPIKSFKEMKFPAAILRGLKKKGIQQPTPIQIQGIPTILSGRDMIGIAFTGSGKTLVFTLPVIMFCLEQEKRLPFSKREGPYGLIICPSRELARQTHGIIEYYCRLLQEDGLPPLRCALCIGGMSVKEQMETIKHGVHMMVATPGRLMDLLQKKMVSLDICRYLALDEADRMIDMGFEGDIRTIFSYFKGQRQTLLFSATMPKKIQNFAKSALVKPITINVGRAGAASLDVVQEVEYVKEEAKMVYLLECLQKTPPPVLIFAEKKADVDAIHEYLLLKGVEAVAIHGGKDQEERTKAIEAFRDGKKDVLVATDVASKGLDFPAIQHVINYDMPEEIENYVHRIGRTGRSGNTGIATTFINKACDESVLMDLKALLLEAKQKVPPVLQVLHCGDETMLDIGGERGCAFCGGLGHRITDCPKLEAMQTKQVSNIGRKDYLAHSSMDF, encoded by the exons ATGGAGCCCGGGGCTGAGCGGAAG AGGCAgcgggaggaggcggcggaGACGTCCGACCTGTCCGTGGAGGAGGATGAAGACTACGTGCCCTACGTGCCCGTCAAGCAGCGCAAGCAGCAGATG ctgcagaagctgctgcagatgcGGCGGAAGGTGGTGTCAGAGGAGGAGCAGCGGGACAGCGGGAGCGAGCAGCGGGGTGATGAGGATGACATCCCCTTGGGGCCCCAGTCCAATATTAGCCTCTTGgaccagcaccagcacctcaAAGAGAAGGCGGAAG CTCGGAAGGAGTCAGccaaggagaagcagctgaaggaggaagagaagatcCTGGAGAGTGTGGCAGAGGGCCGAG CTTTGATGTCAGTGAAGGAGATGGCAAAGGGCATCACCTACGATGATCCAATTAAAACTAG ctggagagcaCCTCGTTACATCCTGGGCATGTCGGAGGCACGGCACGATCGTGTGCGCAAGAAGTACCACATCCTGGTGGAGGGGGAAGGCATCCCGCCTCCCATCAAGAGCTTCAAGGAGATGAAGTTCCCAGCAG CTATCCTGAGGggtctgaagaaaaaaggaatccAGCAGCCAACACCCATACAGATCCAAGGCATCCCCACAAT CCTCTCTGGAAGGGACATGATTGGCATTGCATTCACTGGCTCTGGGAAGACCTTGGTGTTCACCCTTCCGGTGATCATGTTCTGCCTGGAGCAAGAGAAGAGGCTGCCGTTTTCCAAGCGAGAGGGACCCTATGGACTCATCATCTGTCCCTCG CGGGAGCTGGCCCGGCAGACCCACGGCATCATTGAATACTACTGCCGCCTGCTGCAGGAGGACGGCCTGCCCCCGCTGCGCTGCGCCCTCTGCATCGGGGGCATGTCTGTTAAGGAGCAGATGGAGACAATCAAACA TGGTGTACACATGATGGTGGCAACCCCTGGCCGCTTGATGGACCTGCTGCAGAAGAAGATGGTGAGCCTGGACATCTGCCGTTACTTGGCCTTGGATGAGGCTGACAGGATGATTGATATGGGCTTTGAGGGGGACATCCGTACCATCTTTTCCTACTTCAAG GGCCAGCGGCAAACCCTTCTCTTCAGTGCCACAATGCCTAAGAAGATCCAGAACTTTGCCAAGAGTGCCCTGGTGAAGCCCATCACCATTAACGTTGGACGAGcaggtgctgccagcctggaTGTTGTGCAG GAGGTGGAGTATGTGAAAGAGGAGGCCAAAATGGTGTACCTCCTCGAGTGCCTGCAGAAGACCCCGCCACCT GTGCTGATCTTTGCAGAGAAGAAGGCGGATGTTGATGCGATCCATGAGTACCTGCTGCTCAAGGGTGTGGAGGCTGTGGCCATCCATGGAGGGAAAG ATCAGGAGGAACGGACAAAAGCCATCGAGGCTTTCCGTGATGGGAAGAAGGATGTCTTGGTTGCCACCGATGTCGCTTCTAAGGGCCTGGACTTCCCAGCCATCCAGCATGTCATCAACTATGACATGCCAGAGGAGATTGAGAACTATG TTCACCGTATCGGGCGTACAGGCCGCTCAGGCAACACTGGCATTGCCACCACCTTCATCAACAAGGCCTGTG ATGAGTCGGTGCTGATGGACCTGAaggccctgctgctggaggcaaaGCAGAAGGTGCCGCcggtgctccaggtgctgcacTGTGGGGACGAGACCATGCTGGACATTGGAG GCGAGCGGGGCTGTGCCTTCTGCGGCGGCCTGGGCCATCGTATCACCGACTGCCCCAAGCTGGAGGCGATGCAGACCAAGCAAGTCAGCAACATCGGCCGCAAGGACTACCTGGCCCACAGCTCTATGGACTTCTAG
- the DOK3 gene encoding docking protein 3 isoform X1: protein MKLLRREETCGAVPQQPLMSAVCWASGKQRSWRKMRAQLFAASPSGVARMENFDVRDDGMTLEKTLQRSTRRVIRLSDCVSVGPAGIESCPKATAAFYLTTTEKSYVLAAEQRDEWITQLCQLAFQDTKDMVQSAARTQPSPAVPMEENSLYSSWQDLTEFLVLVVQTDAAARCGLHGHYLLSALPQSLTLKDLQSRQPLLTWPYPFLRKFGQDQMVFSFEAGRRSDSGEGTFTFSTPRAPELCRAVTAAIACQQQGKDTPDPQLSAQGLEPQPWGAKADEPQPSPPLGGAEPASHPPGSLLCFPSPEPEGTGPIIYASIARSQQPLFVLGQPGASEPWAAGKPPPEHLYENIFTAELGPAREEEEEEEGQGQWELGCRQAPEGHSSEAGPLYDNRAALAQLPRGSPQPPEQRWGRGGQEALPGPRGHKPQRNLRAKLVRLLSRETSGPRDWA from the exons ATGAAGCTTCTGCGCCGGGAGGAAACGTGTGGAGCTGTGCCGCAACAGCCTTTAATGTCAGCGGTGTGTTGGGCAAGCGGCAAGCAG AGGTCCTGGAGGAAGATGCGAGCCCAGCTCTTTGCCGCCAGCCCCTCTGGAGTGGCCCGCATGGAGAATTTTGACGTGCGGGATGATGGCATGACGTTGGAGAAGACCTTGCAGCGGAGCACCCGCCGGGTGATCCGTCTCTCGGACTGTGTTTCTGTGGGCCCAGCGGGCATAGAGAGCTGCCCCAAAGCCACCGCTGCCTTCTACCTCACCACGACGGAAAAGAGCTACGtgctggcagctgagcagcGGGACGAGTGGAtcacccagctgtgccagctggccTTCCAG GATACAAAGGACATGGTGCAGAGTGCTGCCAGGACCCAGCCTagccctgctgtccccatggAGGAGAATTCCCTATACTCTTCCTGGCAAGACC TGACTGAATtcctggtgctggtggtgcagaCGGATGCAGCTGCCCGCTGCGGCTTGCACGGGCACTACCTGCTCTCAGCCCTTCCGCAGAGCCTGACGCTGAAGGACCTGCAGTCCCGCCAGCCCCTGCTCACCTGGCCCTACCCCTTCCTCCGCAAGTTTGGCCAGGATCAG ATGGTGTTCTCCTTTGAGGCCGGCCGCCGCAGTGACTCCGGCGAGGGCACCTTCACCTTCAGCACCCCACGGGCCCCAGAGCTCTGTCGGGCTGTGACTGCCGCCAttgcctgccagcagcagggcaaggaCACTCCAGACCCCCAGCTCTCTGCACAGGGTCTtgagccccagccctggggcgCTAAGGCTGAtgagccccagcccagcccacccctGGGGGGTGCAGAACCTGCTTCCCACCCCCCTGGCAgcctcctctgcttcccctcaCCCGAGCCAGAGGGCACAGGCCCCATCATCTATGCCTCCATCGCCCGGAGCCAGCAGCCCCTCTTCGTGCTGGGGCAGCCAGGCGCCAGCGAGCCCTGGGCCGCGGGGAAGCCACCCCCTGAGCATCTCTATGAGAACATCTTCACGGCGGAGCTGGGTCCagccagggaggaggaggaggaggaggaagggcaggggcAGTGGGAGCTGGGATGCCGCCAAGCCCCTGAGGGCCACAGCAGTGAGGCAGGCCCCCTCTACGACAACCGGGCTGCCCTGGCTCAGctcccccggggcagcccccagcctccgGAGCAGCGCTGGGGCCGTGGAGGGCAGGAGGCGCTGCCAGGGCCCCGTGGGCACAAGCCCCAGCGCAATCTCCGGGCCAAGCTCGTGCGGCTGCTCAGCCGGGAGACGTCCGGCCCGCGGGACTGGGCCTGA
- the DOK3 gene encoding docking protein 3 isoform X2, giving the protein MERPVKDGILYVQHCKFGKRSWRKMRAQLFAASPSGVARMENFDVRDDGMTLEKTLQRSTRRVIRLSDCVSVGPAGIESCPKATAAFYLTTTEKSYVLAAEQRDEWITQLCQLAFQDTKDMVQSAARTQPSPAVPMEENSLYSSWQDLTEFLVLVVQTDAAARCGLHGHYLLSALPQSLTLKDLQSRQPLLTWPYPFLRKFGQDQMVFSFEAGRRSDSGEGTFTFSTPRAPELCRAVTAAIACQQQGKDTPDPQLSAQGLEPQPWGAKADEPQPSPPLGGAEPASHPPGSLLCFPSPEPEGTGPIIYASIARSQQPLFVLGQPGASEPWAAGKPPPEHLYENIFTAELGPAREEEEEEEGQGQWELGCRQAPEGHSSEAGPLYDNRAALAQLPRGSPQPPEQRWGRGGQEALPGPRGHKPQRNLRAKLVRLLSRETSGPRDWA; this is encoded by the exons ATGGAGAGACCCGTGAAGGATGGGATCCTCTATGTGCAGCACTGCAAATTTGGAAAG AGGTCCTGGAGGAAGATGCGAGCCCAGCTCTTTGCCGCCAGCCCCTCTGGAGTGGCCCGCATGGAGAATTTTGACGTGCGGGATGATGGCATGACGTTGGAGAAGACCTTGCAGCGGAGCACCCGCCGGGTGATCCGTCTCTCGGACTGTGTTTCTGTGGGCCCAGCGGGCATAGAGAGCTGCCCCAAAGCCACCGCTGCCTTCTACCTCACCACGACGGAAAAGAGCTACGtgctggcagctgagcagcGGGACGAGTGGAtcacccagctgtgccagctggccTTCCAG GATACAAAGGACATGGTGCAGAGTGCTGCCAGGACCCAGCCTagccctgctgtccccatggAGGAGAATTCCCTATACTCTTCCTGGCAAGACC TGACTGAATtcctggtgctggtggtgcagaCGGATGCAGCTGCCCGCTGCGGCTTGCACGGGCACTACCTGCTCTCAGCCCTTCCGCAGAGCCTGACGCTGAAGGACCTGCAGTCCCGCCAGCCCCTGCTCACCTGGCCCTACCCCTTCCTCCGCAAGTTTGGCCAGGATCAG ATGGTGTTCTCCTTTGAGGCCGGCCGCCGCAGTGACTCCGGCGAGGGCACCTTCACCTTCAGCACCCCACGGGCCCCAGAGCTCTGTCGGGCTGTGACTGCCGCCAttgcctgccagcagcagggcaaggaCACTCCAGACCCCCAGCTCTCTGCACAGGGTCTtgagccccagccctggggcgCTAAGGCTGAtgagccccagcccagcccacccctGGGGGGTGCAGAACCTGCTTCCCACCCCCCTGGCAgcctcctctgcttcccctcaCCCGAGCCAGAGGGCACAGGCCCCATCATCTATGCCTCCATCGCCCGGAGCCAGCAGCCCCTCTTCGTGCTGGGGCAGCCAGGCGCCAGCGAGCCCTGGGCCGCGGGGAAGCCACCCCCTGAGCATCTCTATGAGAACATCTTCACGGCGGAGCTGGGTCCagccagggaggaggaggaggaggaggaagggcaggggcAGTGGGAGCTGGGATGCCGCCAAGCCCCTGAGGGCCACAGCAGTGAGGCAGGCCCCCTCTACGACAACCGGGCTGCCCTGGCTCAGctcccccggggcagcccccagcctccgGAGCAGCGCTGGGGCCGTGGAGGGCAGGAGGCGCTGCCAGGGCCCCGTGGGCACAAGCCCCAGCGCAATCTCCGGGCCAAGCTCGTGCGGCTGCTCAGCCGGGAGACGTCCGGCCCGCGGGACTGGGCCTGA